A section of the Castanea sativa cultivar Marrone di Chiusa Pesio chromosome 12, ASM4071231v1 genome encodes:
- the LOC142620783 gene encoding uncharacterized protein LOC142620783 has product MKEIQNSIGFTQGLIVPSEGRSGGLALLWKPETYVNIKGYSKWYIDAEVVFRNVQGCWRFTGFYGQPDTSKREETCWEGSLDRNDKWIDFVRSWICVNSWLDTEEVMWQQHFRNLYLVVGNRNTRFFHVKASNRNQKIFIEGMEDRAGLWKEDPEAIEGIVMDYFSSLFTTSNPIDSERVVETIQAAAIFKFLNHGIIPPDFNDAHIVLIPKVKNPCKITEYRPISLCNVIYKLASKNVVNRLKKVLSGIVSENQSAFTKRLSGLIRQQVERGNLKGVAVCRGAPRISHLFFADDSLIFCQATLEECEVLQQIFLVYEAVSGQQLNRNKMALFFSKNTPSAIQEEIQQRFGAPVIRQHEKYLGLPSLVWRSKRNTFNDLKEKLGNKLSGWKEKLLSNVDKEILIK; this is encoded by the exons ATGAAGGAAATTCAGAATTCCATTGGTTTTACCCAGGGATTAATTGTGCCAAGTGAGGGTAGAAGTGGGGGTCTAGCACTCCTTTGGAAACCAGAGACTTATGTCAACATCAAGGGCTATTCGAAATGGTACATTGATGCTGAGGTTGTGTTTAGGAATGTACAAGGGTGTTGGCGTTTTACAGGCTTTTATGGCCAACCTGATACTAGTAAAAGGGAAGAAACTTG TTGGGAGGGTAGCTTAGACCGCAACGACAAATGGATAGATTTCGTGAGGTCATGGATTTGTGTCAATTCATGGCTGGACACCGAGGAGGTCATGTGGCAGCAACACTTTAGAAATTTGTATTTGGTGGTTGGTAACCGAAATACTCGATTTTTTCATGTCAAAGCTTctaatagaaatcagaaaatttttattgaaggGATGGAGGACAGAGCTGGTTTGTGGAAGGAAGATCCGGAGGCAATTGAAGGCATTGTCATGGActatttttcttcacttttcaCTACTTCCAACCCGATTGACAGTGAGAGAGTGGTTGAGACTATTCAAGCTGCG gcaatttttaaatttttaaatcatgGGATTATTCCTCCGGATTTTAATGACGCCCATATTGTCCTTATACCAAAGGTTAAAAATCCTTGCAAGATTACGGAGTATAGACCGATCAGCCTCTGTAATGTCATTTATAAACTTGCTTCTAAGAATGTGGTTAATAGGCTTAAAAAGGTTTTGTCTGGCATTGTCAGTGAAAACCAAAGTGCTTTCACTAAGC GCTTATCGGGCTTGATTAGACAACAAGTGGAAAGGGGCAACCTCAAAGGAGTAGCTGTTTGTCGTGGTGCCCCTCGCATTTCTCacttattttttgcagatgatagcttGATCTTCTGCCAAGCTACATTGGAGGAGTGTGAAGTATTGCAGCAAATCTTCTTAGTTTATGAAGCAGTGTCGGGGCAACAACTAAACAGGAATAAGATGGctttattttttagcaaaaatactCCAAGTGCAATTCAAGAGGAAATTCAACAGCGTTTTGGGGCTCCAGTGATTAGGCAGCATGAAAAATACCTGGGGTTACCTTCTTTGGTTTGGCGGTCTAAACGTAACACCTTTAATGATCTTAAAGAAAAATTGGGGAATAAATTGTCTGGCTGGAAAGAAAAGCTCCTATCAAATGTCGACAAGGAAATTTTGATTAAGTGA